One part of the Bacteroidia bacterium genome encodes these proteins:
- a CDS encoding TetR/AcrR family transcriptional regulator — protein sequence MYTALQLFNEQGFRTVTVENICEKLEISKGNFNYHFRKKESLIELLYDSMVEEVHKLISEIPFEDAKVSYFLETHQALFHIQAKYRFFFLNLFEILSHYPSIKEKYLQRYELEKSFAFQSLKIYMEKGVLRKDIREEELDRIIEVGYVLNNSWAVDAEIHFQGNEQQKMIHYLQLCCGRLEPYLSSAARKEYLAYFDRLQKEMPV from the coding sequence TTGTACACAGCTCTTCAATTGTTCAATGAACAGGGCTTTAGGACGGTTACAGTAGAGAATATCTGTGAAAAGCTGGAAATCAGTAAGGGTAATTTCAATTACCACTTTAGAAAGAAAGAGAGTTTGATAGAGCTTTTGTATGATTCCATGGTGGAGGAAGTACATAAGTTGATTTCTGAAATTCCTTTTGAGGATGCGAAAGTCAGTTATTTCCTCGAAACCCATCAGGCTTTGTTTCACATCCAGGCCAAATACCGCTTCTTCTTTCTTAATCTTTTTGAGATTCTCAGTCATTACCCCAGCATAAAAGAAAAGTACCTGCAACGCTACGAATTGGAAAAATCTTTCGCCTTTCAGTCCCTGAAAATCTATATGGAGAAAGGAGTATTGCGGAAGGACATTCGTGAAGAGGAGTTGGATCGAATCATAGAGGTAGGTTATGTGCTCAATAATTCCTGGGCAGTGGATGCAGAAATTCATTTTCAAGGCAATGAGCAGCAGAAAATGATTCATTATTTACAGTTGTGCTGCGGCAGACTGGAACCTTATTTAAGTTCCGCCGCAAGAAAAGAGTATTTAGCCTACTTTGATCGTCTTCAAAAAGAAATGCCTGTATGA
- a CDS encoding class I SAM-dependent methyltransferase produces the protein MKIETAIGLISDLEIKGDNPQFWLDLGAGEGTFTKALAHVLPENSEILAIDQSASSLRNIPAKLASTHIKTQAGDFSQIPDGLAQLDGIMMANAIHYVQDKASFLQTWIDKFEASFLIIEYDTDRSNSWVPYPIKPQALEELFAELGYHQFEKLGEIPSLYHNKIYAAHIRP, from the coding sequence ATGAAAATAGAAACGGCTATCGGACTGATCTCTGACTTGGAAATAAAAGGCGATAATCCTCAATTCTGGTTGGATTTGGGTGCAGGAGAGGGAACCTTTACAAAGGCCCTTGCCCATGTTCTGCCTGAAAATAGTGAGATACTTGCCATCGATCAATCGGCCAGTTCTTTGAGAAATATTCCTGCCAAGCTAGCTTCAACGCATATCAAGACCCAGGCAGGGGACTTCAGCCAAATTCCAGATGGTTTAGCTCAACTTGACGGAATTATGATGGCCAATGCTATTCATTATGTTCAGGACAAAGCCTCTTTCCTGCAAACCTGGATAGATAAATTCGAAGCATCCTTTCTGATCATAGAATACGATACGGATAGAAGTAATAGCTGGGTGCCTTATCCCATCAAACCACAGGCCCTGGAAGAGCTTTTTGCAGAGCTGGGATATCATCAATTTGAAAAACTGGGAGAAATCCCTTCTCTTTATCATAATAAAATCTACGCTGCTCACATAAGACCTTAA
- a CDS encoding bestrophin family ion channel: MHAGQKFSLKEVITWTRREIFIFFVLAAIPVILYEIVGMSWIAITWLPIALLGTAVAFLIGFKNNASYDRLWEARKIWGAIVNSSRTWGIMARDFVSNTHAEHRASESDLHEAHRRLIYRHIGWLTALRFQLRQPKAWENMNKKANEEYREIYKVPEWENKLEEELNPFINPDDKAYVLGKKNRATQLLSLQSRDLAELRDRGLIDDFRHVEMENMLKDFFTQQGKCERIKNFPYPRQFATINLYFVWIFILFVPFGLLSPFAELSSDIDGFFQGMTVWLTIPFSTLVCWVFHTMEKIGTSTENPFEGGANDIPMTALSRTIEIDLREMLEESDLPKPVQAHNHILM; the protein is encoded by the coding sequence ATGCATGCCGGACAAAAATTTAGTTTAAAGGAAGTCATCACCTGGACAAGGAGAGAGATTTTCATCTTTTTCGTATTAGCAGCTATCCCTGTAATCTTATATGAGATAGTGGGGATGAGCTGGATCGCCATTACCTGGTTGCCTATCGCATTATTGGGTACGGCTGTAGCCTTCCTCATAGGTTTTAAAAACAATGCCTCCTATGATCGACTCTGGGAAGCACGTAAAATCTGGGGAGCTATCGTAAACTCCAGCAGGACCTGGGGAATCATGGCCCGGGACTTTGTTTCCAATACCCATGCTGAACATAGAGCTTCAGAAAGTGATTTGCATGAGGCCCATAGAAGGTTGATATACAGACATATTGGATGGCTTACAGCTTTGCGCTTCCAACTCAGGCAGCCCAAAGCCTGGGAAAACATGAATAAAAAAGCCAATGAAGAATACCGGGAAATATATAAAGTGCCGGAATGGGAGAATAAGTTAGAGGAGGAGTTGAATCCATTTATTAATCCTGATGACAAAGCTTATGTGTTGGGGAAAAAGAATCGAGCGACTCAGTTGCTGAGTTTGCAATCCCGGGATTTAGCTGAACTGAGAGATAGAGGCCTGATCGATGATTTCAGACATGTTGAGATGGAAAATATGCTCAAGGACTTCTTTACCCAACAAGGTAAGTGTGAACGGATCAAAAATTTCCCCTATCCCCGTCAGTTCGCTACAATCAACCTCTATTTTGTCTGGATATTTATTCTCTTCGTGCCCTTTGGACTCTTGAGTCCCTTTGCAGAGCTTTCTTCGGATATAGATGGTTTTTTCCAGGGAATGACCGTCTGGTTGACGATTCCTTTCAGTACCCTGGTCTGTTGGGTGTTTCATACGATGGAGAAGATTGGAACTTCTACGGAAAATCCCTTTGAAGGAGGAGCCAATGATATCCCTATGACAGCTTTGAGTCGGACCATTGAGATAGATTTAAGAGAAATGCTGGAGGAAAGTGATTTGCCTAAACCTGTCCAGGCTCACAATCATATTTTGATGTAG
- a CDS encoding PD-(D/E)XK nuclease family protein yields MRTFLQQIIAELKSDYGKGISELCIVVPTRRAVEFLREAIREEYRESIWAPKMLSIQDFVRGISGREFPETMPLVFELYKVYLDRMREDNPSFYESLESFYAWGEMLVKDFDEIDKYLVNAGDLFRNIRELKEIDEFFHLDELDLEPIRRFWETLQGKGKDLTEVQEQFLKIWQVLHDIYKGFREKLNSESYSYDGMAYRNIIGLLEEGKLELPYPQIIFVGFNALSRAEEKLMELLLKEKRARVYWDVDQAYFTLKKEALMTGEEPGKFIQEYHKKWKDIGSHLIVHDMMNEEKNVYHTGVPLEVGQAQYLGNLLRDNKIAEEDFRKTALVLADEKLLFPVLYALPSHIDKLNITMGFPLRQTNVFNLLMSVMRLLRNMRREKNELSFSHKDVSEILNNPYVKSAQTELSEEIQFAINKHNWVYISGKELKKRELDDLLKHIFSPPDFTTRKVDLKKLLDYCKGVFDYLLTDAQVRQNYLETEYIFKFSLSFNQLQDVLLKYKPDLSMLGFTRLFREVVQKLRIPFEGEPLEGVQLMGFLETRVLDFEKVYILAANEGNLPDTSSGNSFIPYNLRKGFGLPTYEEKDAIYAYHFYRLLQRTKEVHLIYNSVVSDSTGSAKELSRFIRQIRHFFRQQNNFHIHEGLVSTAAPFSEQASIEIASDIDTKRLFRGRFSGGGRNYLSATALNTWISCSLKFYFKYLARIKEADEVEESMQANTLGTVLHEAMEELYKPHAGKEVDEKLIDNLLKSVDRVVADKFVENGLGKVEDLQGKNLLLHRVIMRLCSRMLKQDKESQAFQVIGLEADEFEQKLEVAGQHFAINGSLDRVDQLSETKSVRILDYKTGKVALNNRADLDKIFSDSKNKEMFQGYLYAWLYRRKFPDARVKVGYYTARHLSDGIQFLRQGAEIGDMELQAFESKLFVLIERMYTENYTQTEDESKCSYCPYNAICNRRTN; encoded by the coding sequence ATGCGTACATTCCTCCAACAGATTATAGCAGAACTCAAAAGCGACTACGGAAAAGGAATTTCTGAACTATGCATTGTAGTTCCTACGCGTCGGGCTGTTGAATTTCTGCGTGAAGCCATTCGTGAAGAATATCGGGAAAGTATCTGGGCACCTAAAATGCTTTCTATTCAGGACTTTGTAAGAGGGATCAGTGGACGTGAATTTCCCGAAACCATGCCATTGGTATTCGAGCTATACAAAGTTTACCTGGACCGGATGCGGGAGGATAATCCCAGCTTTTATGAATCCCTGGAATCTTTTTATGCCTGGGGGGAAATGCTGGTGAAGGATTTTGACGAAATCGATAAGTATCTCGTCAATGCAGGAGATCTTTTTCGCAATATCCGGGAGCTAAAGGAGATCGATGAATTTTTCCATTTAGATGAACTGGACCTGGAGCCGATTCGCCGTTTTTGGGAAACATTGCAAGGGAAAGGAAAAGACCTGACGGAAGTGCAGGAACAATTCCTCAAGATTTGGCAGGTATTGCATGATATCTATAAAGGCTTTCGTGAGAAACTAAATAGCGAGAGTTATTCTTATGATGGAATGGCCTACCGCAATATCATCGGCCTCCTGGAAGAAGGAAAATTAGAACTGCCTTATCCCCAAATCATCTTTGTAGGTTTCAATGCTTTATCAAGAGCGGAAGAAAAATTGATGGAACTTCTCCTCAAAGAGAAACGCGCACGCGTGTACTGGGATGTAGATCAAGCCTATTTTACCCTGAAAAAAGAGGCCCTGATGACGGGAGAGGAACCTGGAAAATTTATTCAGGAATATCATAAGAAATGGAAGGATATCGGTAGCCATCTGATTGTCCATGATATGATGAATGAGGAGAAGAATGTGTATCATACCGGAGTGCCCTTGGAAGTCGGTCAAGCGCAGTACCTCGGCAATCTTTTACGAGACAATAAGATAGCAGAAGAAGATTTTCGGAAAACTGCCCTGGTATTGGCAGACGAAAAGCTCTTATTCCCCGTACTCTATGCCCTTCCTTCCCATATCGACAAGCTGAACATCACCATGGGTTTTCCCTTGCGGCAAACCAATGTATTCAACCTTCTGATGAGTGTGATGCGGCTGCTGAGAAATATGCGAAGGGAGAAAAATGAGCTTTCCTTTTCGCATAAAGACGTCAGCGAGATCCTCAATAATCCTTATGTCAAATCTGCTCAGACGGAACTGAGTGAGGAGATTCAGTTTGCGATCAACAAGCACAATTGGGTGTATATCTCAGGCAAAGAGTTGAAAAAGCGGGAGTTGGATGATTTGCTCAAGCATATCTTTTCCCCACCTGACTTTACGACTCGGAAAGTCGATCTCAAAAAACTGCTGGACTATTGCAAAGGAGTATTCGATTATCTTCTGACCGATGCACAGGTCAGACAGAATTATCTGGAAACAGAGTATATATTCAAATTCAGCCTGTCCTTCAACCAGCTACAGGATGTTTTACTAAAATATAAGCCAGATTTGAGTATGCTGGGTTTTACCCGCTTATTCCGAGAGGTTGTCCAGAAGCTTCGAATTCCGTTTGAAGGGGAACCTTTGGAAGGGGTGCAATTGATGGGATTTTTGGAAACCCGTGTTCTGGATTTCGAAAAAGTCTATATACTGGCTGCGAATGAAGGCAATCTTCCGGATACCAGTTCGGGAAATAGCTTCATCCCATATAATCTACGGAAAGGATTTGGCCTGCCAACCTATGAGGAAAAGGATGCGATCTATGCCTACCATTTTTACCGTCTGCTTCAAAGAACGAAAGAAGTTCACCTGATCTACAATTCCGTAGTGAGTGATTCGACGGGAAGTGCCAAAGAGCTCAGTCGATTTATCCGCCAGATCCGACATTTCTTTCGCCAGCAAAACAATTTCCATATCCATGAAGGACTCGTAAGTACGGCTGCTCCCTTTTCGGAACAAGCCAGCATAGAGATTGCCTCTGATATCGATACCAAACGATTGTTTCGAGGGCGTTTTTCAGGAGGAGGAAGAAACTACCTTTCTGCAACCGCTTTAAATACCTGGATTAGTTGTTCCCTGAAATTCTATTTTAAATACCTGGCTCGGATCAAGGAAGCAGATGAGGTAGAGGAAAGTATGCAGGCAAATACGCTGGGAACGGTACTGCACGAAGCTATGGAGGAGCTGTACAAACCTCATGCAGGAAAAGAAGTAGATGAAAAACTGATCGACAATCTCCTGAAATCTGTGGATAGGGTAGTGGCGGATAAGTTTGTTGAGAATGGATTGGGGAAAGTAGAGGATTTGCAGGGAAAAAACCTGCTTTTGCACCGGGTAATCATGCGGCTATGTAGCCGCATGTTGAAACAAGATAAAGAGAGTCAGGCTTTTCAGGTGATCGGTCTGGAAGCTGATGAGTTTGAACAGAAACTGGAAGTAGCAGGACAGCACTTTGCCATCAATGGTAGTCTGGATCGCGTAGATCAGTTGAGTGAAACAAAAAGCGTTCGAATACTGGATTATAAGACAGGTAAAGTTGCCTTGAATAATAGAGCTGATCTGGACAAGATTTTCAGCGATTCGAAAAACAAGGAGATGTTCCAGGGATATTTATATGCCTGGTTATATCGGCGAAAGTTTCCGGATGCCCGGGTAAAGGTAGGCTACTACACGGCTCGGCATTTGAGTGATGGAATACAGTTTTTGCGGCAAGGTGCTGAGATCGGAGATATGGAACTGCAGGCCTTTGAATCAAAGCTTTTCGTGCTCATAGAAAGGATGTACACGGAGAACTACACGCAAACGGAGGATGAGTCCAAGTGTAGTTATTGTCCGTATAATGCGATTTGTAATCGCAGAACCAATTAG
- a CDS encoding tetratricopeptide repeat protein: MKSLRIYLFGLLSFLMLSPAIAQNESERFMERGKEAYFDRDYERAVSYFEEVAQIDAYYKDLYELRGNAFFKLGEYREAELDYLEALELLPKPDRGSSRRVGDDFVLLDPNGDEDLNQRYARLYNNLAVTRFKMGKRTAAEKAFETARNYDPDSEVIRDNERSADYDRSNELQIVDEATINKRKRGGRDSQSDKAKQGYENEFNRRPVSLWETSDRDAYSMMIDVREAREEEVARDEMDDDDPKDENIFDRLLKPKVFIKRKVNKRGKTYRNPEFLGASQNYLDIERVVITDRSTFVRIKVSNASRDSHWVSLAPKSSSEAFKIVGRGSNRHKTYKLRAVKDMAFYPNTTELKPNGYQYFTLEFERIDDNIGFINIVEGKNQRNGAWNFYQVDLRR; the protein is encoded by the coding sequence ATGAAATCATTAAGAATTTATTTGTTTGGCCTCCTTAGCTTTTTGATGCTAAGTCCTGCTATTGCACAAAATGAGTCAGAGCGATTTATGGAAAGAGGGAAAGAGGCTTATTTTGATAGAGATTACGAACGCGCAGTTTCTTATTTCGAAGAAGTTGCTCAAATAGATGCCTACTATAAAGACCTCTATGAGCTTAGGGGGAATGCATTTTTCAAATTGGGAGAATATCGCGAAGCAGAGCTGGACTACCTGGAAGCTCTTGAACTTTTGCCCAAGCCAGACAGAGGTTCCAGTCGCAGGGTGGGAGATGATTTTGTCCTCCTCGATCCCAATGGCGATGAAGATTTGAATCAGCGCTATGCAAGACTTTACAATAATCTGGCAGTTACCCGATTTAAAATGGGGAAAAGAACAGCAGCCGAAAAAGCTTTTGAAACAGCCAGAAACTATGACCCGGATTCAGAAGTCATTCGCGACAATGAGCGCAGTGCTGATTATGATCGTTCAAATGAACTTCAAATTGTAGACGAAGCTACCATCAATAAGCGTAAAAGAGGCGGAAGAGATAGCCAATCAGATAAGGCAAAGCAAGGATATGAGAATGAATTTAACCGCAGACCCGTATCTCTTTGGGAAACTAGCGACCGTGATGCCTACTCAATGATGATTGATGTCCGAGAAGCTCGTGAAGAAGAAGTTGCCAGAGATGAAATGGATGATGATGATCCCAAGGATGAGAATATCTTTGATCGCTTGCTAAAACCCAAAGTTTTCATCAAAAGGAAAGTGAATAAAAGAGGAAAGACTTACAGAAATCCTGAATTTTTGGGAGCCTCTCAAAACTATCTGGACATAGAAAGAGTGGTAATTACAGATCGCTCGACCTTTGTTCGTATTAAAGTAAGCAATGCCAGCAGAGATTCTCATTGGGTAAGTTTAGCTCCAAAATCATCTTCTGAGGCCTTCAAAATTGTTGGGAGGGGAAGTAATCGCCATAAAACTTATAAGCTGAGAGCTGTAAAAGACATGGCTTTCTATCCCAATACAACTGAACTCAAGCCCAACGGTTATCAATACTTTACCCTCGAATTTGAAAGAATCGATGACAATATCGGTTTCATCAATATTGTAGAAGGAAAGAACCAGAGAAATGGTGCCTGGAACTTTTACCAGGTAGATTTGAGAAGATAA
- a CDS encoding tetratricopeptide repeat protein: MTRNLLLSALILFPLWINAQDRNPTIRSFRAEKLYLEGLQQFKNRQFYDAIETFDKVVELNDKHPNVYEARGDAYYQLEKFEQALSDYEEAIDQDPDNANLWNNAGVAAGDMNMFRAAANYFFEAVQIDPNNKDANDNYLEARRLLNDEGIAYEEPKRPRNWRDEDDIYNGTYGSGYGDSGRDRDRDRDRPWDSRDSDDDRNSSSSSSTRPSKYNPTRPGDNKNQDLDRFNNETRNSKRDYKYTSSMISVGPRTDIQLKLDQVWITKNSTMLSFSLKNLSDKSFPVKLAKQNKSGAWYITDRSFGKTYRLKAIKSLDGWAQGNSYNLKARGTKVFIAEFERLDDNVWFFHLLEGKTTKPGAWNMYDIELSRN, from the coding sequence ATGACTCGAAATCTTTTGCTTTCAGCGCTCATTCTCTTTCCTCTTTGGATTAATGCGCAAGATCGAAATCCAACCATCCGGTCTTTTCGCGCCGAAAAATTGTATCTGGAAGGTCTACAACAATTCAAAAACAGACAATTCTATGATGCGATTGAGACCTTTGACAAAGTTGTGGAATTGAATGACAAGCATCCCAATGTTTATGAAGCACGTGGAGATGCCTACTATCAATTAGAAAAATTCGAACAGGCTTTGAGTGACTACGAAGAAGCCATAGACCAGGACCCTGACAATGCCAATCTTTGGAATAATGCCGGTGTTGCTGCTGGAGATATGAATATGTTTCGGGCAGCTGCCAACTATTTCTTTGAAGCCGTTCAGATAGATCCCAATAATAAAGATGCTAATGATAACTATCTGGAAGCCAGAAGGCTACTAAATGATGAAGGCATTGCCTATGAAGAGCCCAAACGGCCCAGGAACTGGCGAGATGAGGATGATATTTATAATGGGACCTACGGAAGTGGCTATGGAGATTCCGGACGCGACAGGGACCGAGATCGTGATCGCCCCTGGGATAGCCGAGATAGCGACGATGATCGGAATTCTTCAAGTAGTAGCAGTACCCGTCCAAGCAAATACAATCCTACCCGTCCCGGAGATAACAAAAACCAGGATTTGGATCGCTTCAACAATGAAACTCGAAACAGCAAAAGAGATTATAAATACACCAGTTCTATGATCAGTGTGGGCCCCAGAACTGATATACAGTTAAAACTGGATCAGGTTTGGATTACCAAGAACTCTACCATGCTGAGCTTTAGCTTGAAAAATCTGAGTGATAAATCTTTCCCTGTAAAACTGGCAAAGCAAAATAAAAGTGGCGCCTGGTACATAACGGACAGATCTTTTGGAAAAACCTACAGACTCAAAGCCATCAAAAGTCTTGATGGATGGGCACAGGGAAATTCCTACAACCTCAAAGCCCGTGGAACGAAAGTTTTCATTGCTGAATTTGAAAGACTGGATGACAATGTATGGTTTTTCCACTTGTTGGAAGGGAAAACTACCAAGCCCGGTGCATGGAATATGTACGATATTGAATTGAGTCGCAATTAG
- a CDS encoding S8/S53 family peptidase, which yields MSRYFRIFLLFPLLLSLSQAQTLGYYTFEEKKPIYETRSSLSVYFQGAYSWQKIMNTSHPLIEEVHGKKQGATPRIIIRLKEPSEQSLEKLIQEFFPNPEMVKDASWGFEINEYLPVWLSEQILFEPGDSWEDIRVKEILDKYTDAKIGQDEVGLYFIEVSKLMHSLDLANELFESGMVNWAHPNFMAKPVLYHTPSDPKFSEQYTLHNTGQTVDGQTGTVDMDIDAVEAWDITLGDDWVIVGMVDEGAEPHEDMKDPSDNSDRVLSGFSPAGTGNGEPQFSYEGHGVSISGVIASTHNNLGAAGLAPNSRILPVYVEADPSTLLGYVATGMEWIWNQGKAHIINNSWGYPSCDPNLFPAIISAIDNAQTLGRNGKGAIVIFASGKNDPGRTCVNFPGNNPIVFTVNSITKTGDLPPYCPFGPEVDVCVPVSDDQSDIRTIDRMGALGFTTGNYVDEAGGTSSACGFASGIAALIISVDSNLTDVAVKSILTSTAIDMGSPGLNDSTGYGRLNAFDALSAAMGGFPVEWLEFTGKIEENKAHLYWATALENNNAYFEIQRSQGGAFEKIGKVAGAGNSTNIQDYTFTDPSPFPLKNYYRLKQVDQNGAFSYSEVLELKQAPADRYFINSLYPNPAKDQAKLEYFIPLHKQAKLEIVDVQGRKILEESLRGAADIQTKVINLNDWNSGLYFLILRTQKGISSSKSFHILP from the coding sequence ATGTCTCGGTACTTTAGAATTTTTCTTTTATTTCCTCTGCTTCTATCATTATCTCAGGCACAAACCCTCGGCTATTATACTTTCGAGGAGAAAAAGCCTATATATGAGACCAGAAGTTCTCTCTCCGTTTACTTTCAGGGAGCTTATTCCTGGCAAAAGATCATGAATACTTCGCATCCCCTGATTGAGGAAGTCCATGGTAAGAAGCAAGGAGCCACTCCACGAATTATTATTCGCCTTAAAGAACCTTCAGAGCAAAGTCTGGAAAAACTGATCCAGGAATTCTTCCCAAATCCCGAGATGGTAAAAGATGCTTCCTGGGGCTTTGAAATCAATGAATATTTGCCCGTATGGTTATCAGAGCAAATTCTCTTTGAACCGGGTGATAGTTGGGAGGATATACGTGTAAAGGAAATCCTGGACAAGTATACAGATGCAAAAATAGGACAGGACGAAGTCGGCCTTTATTTTATAGAGGTTTCCAAACTTATGCATAGCCTGGATTTGGCCAATGAACTCTTTGAATCCGGTATGGTGAATTGGGCTCATCCCAACTTTATGGCTAAACCGGTATTGTATCATACCCCAAGCGATCCCAAATTCTCGGAACAGTATACCCTGCATAATACCGGACAAACCGTAGACGGACAAACCGGAACTGTTGATATGGATATTGATGCCGTAGAGGCCTGGGATATTACTTTGGGAGATGACTGGGTAATCGTAGGAATGGTAGATGAAGGAGCAGAGCCTCATGAAGATATGAAAGATCCCAGCGATAATTCAGACCGGGTTCTCAGTGGGTTTTCGCCAGCAGGTACCGGAAACGGAGAACCTCAATTTTCATATGAAGGTCATGGCGTCTCTATTTCAGGAGTTATCGCCTCTACCCATAATAACCTGGGAGCAGCAGGTTTGGCTCCCAATTCCCGGATTCTTCCGGTTTATGTCGAAGCAGACCCTTCTACCCTCCTGGGTTATGTAGCCACCGGAATGGAATGGATTTGGAACCAGGGAAAGGCACATATCATCAATAATTCATGGGGATATCCTTCTTGCGACCCCAATTTGTTCCCGGCCATTATCAGCGCAATTGACAATGCCCAGACTTTAGGGAGAAATGGAAAAGGAGCCATCGTTATTTTTGCTTCTGGCAAAAATGATCCTGGCAGAACATGTGTAAACTTTCCCGGAAATAATCCCATTGTTTTCACGGTAAACTCCATAACAAAAACCGGGGATCTTCCCCCCTATTGTCCATTTGGGCCGGAAGTTGATGTCTGTGTACCCGTAAGCGATGACCAGTCAGATATCAGAACTATAGACCGCATGGGTGCCTTGGGTTTTACAACGGGAAATTATGTAGACGAAGCCGGAGGAACCTCAAGTGCTTGTGGATTTGCTTCCGGAATCGCTGCATTGATCATTTCCGTGGATTCAAACCTTACGGATGTTGCTGTAAAAAGTATCCTGACCAGCACAGCTATTGATATGGGAAGTCCAGGTTTAAATGATTCAACAGGTTATGGCAGACTCAATGCTTTTGATGCCCTTAGCGCTGCTATGGGAGGATTTCCGGTCGAATGGTTGGAATTCACGGGTAAAATAGAGGAAAATAAGGCCCATTTATATTGGGCTACTGCTCTAGAAAACAATAATGCATATTTTGAAATTCAAAGGAGTCAGGGAGGAGCTTTTGAAAAAATCGGGAAAGTAGCGGGAGCTGGAAATAGCACAAATATCCAGGACTATACCTTCACTGACCCCTCACCTTTCCCTCTTAAAAATTACTATCGTCTCAAGCAAGTTGACCAAAATGGAGCATTTTCTTATTCAGAAGTTTTGGAACTGAAACAAGCCCCTGCAGACCGATATTTTATCAATTCTCTTTACCCCAATCCTGCCAAAGATCAAGCTAAGCTTGAGTATTTTATTCCCCTACATAAACAAGCGAAACTGGAAATTGTAGATGTACAAGGGAGAAAAATATTAGAAGAATCCCTACGAGGGGCGGCAGATATTCAAACAAAAGTCATTAATTTAAATGACTGGAATTCAGGACTTTATTTTCTTATTCTACGAACTCAAAAAGGAATTTCATCCAGTAAAAGCTTCCATATACTTCCCTAG